TCCAAGGGAGGGAGGTTGGCTTTGCGATGGCCGTTAATGACGATCAGCCGTTTGAACCCATGAAAGATCAGGCTGCGCAAGACTTCATAAAGCAACCGGCTCAAGGTTTCGGGCACAAGAGAAATCGTCCCTGGATAAGCCATGTGGTGGGGGGACCAGCCATACCAGCAGGGAGGAGCTACGATGGTCTTGGTAGCGCGGGCTGCATCCTCCGCCAACCGAATGGCCACCAGGGCGTCGTTCCCGAGCGGCAGATGAAGGCCGTGTTGTTCCGTCGAGCCGAAAGGAAGGATAATGACGCTGTCTTTCTTTAAATAGGCCTTGACTTCCGTCCAGGTCCATTCGTAGAGGTACAGCTTTTCCATGATTTTCTTCTCCATTCCATTCTTTAGCTTCGCTCGACGAATTCCACGATGTTTCCATCCGGATCTTTAACCATGGCAACGCGCACTCCCGGGCGAACTTCCTTTTCCGGTAAAGCAAACTCAATCCCTTTCCCTTTGAGTTCCGCGCAGAGTTCCGAAAGATTTTTGATGACGAAAGTTACGTAGCGAAATCCCAGTTGCTTTTCCAGCCCGATAGCCCCTGGCGGGGGAACGGTTTTGGGCTCGATCAATTTGAAATCGCTGGTGCCGAAGCGCAGTCGGTGCATGGTTCCAAACCATACGGGGGTGATCCCCACAAATTCCAGCCCTAAAATATTCTGATAGAAATTAAGGCTGGCTTTGATATCGCTGACGACAATTCCCAGGTCCAAGGAATCTTTGGCCGGCTTCATCATT
The sequence above is a segment of the Deltaproteobacteria bacterium genome. Coding sequences within it:
- a CDS encoding VOC family protein, which gives rise to MMKPAKDSLDLGIVVSDIKASLNFYQNILGLEFVGITPVWFGTMHRLRFGTSDFKLIEPKTVPPPGAIGLEKQLGFRYVTFVIKNLSELCAELKGKGIEFALPEKEVRPGVRVAMVKDPDGNIVEFVERS